The Schistocerca nitens isolate TAMUIC-IGC-003100 chromosome 6, iqSchNite1.1, whole genome shotgun sequence DNA segment GATGGGAAAGTGAGATGGAAAACTAACCAGCAAAGTTTCCATCGGAGGAAAGAAATTAGATGCAAACTGAAGTGGAAAAGACTTGCTAGGTGAGTGACGCAGTACAACTGCGCGGACGGAAAGACGTGCCTTGCGgagtgtgtatatacactcctggaaatggaaaaaagaacacattgacaccggtgtgtcagacccaccatacttgctccggacactgcgagagggctgtacaagcaatgatcacacgcacggcacagcggacacaccaggaaccgcggtgttggccgtcgaatggcgctagctgcgcagcatttgtgcaccgccgccgtcagtgtcagccagtttgccgtggcatacggagctccatcgcagtctttaacactggtagcatgaagcgacagcgtggacgtgaaccgtatgtgcagttgtcggactttgagcgagggcgtatagtgggcatgcgggaggccggttggacgtaccgccgaattgctcaacacgtggggcgtgaggtctccacagtacaccgatgttgtcgccagtggtcggcggaaggtgcacgtgcccgtcgatctgggaccggaccgcagcgacgcacggatgcacgccaagaccgtaggatcctacgcagtgccgtaggggaccgcaccgccacttcccagcaaattagggacactgttgctcctggggtatcggcgaggaccattcgcaaccgtctccatgaagctgggctacggtcccgcacaccgtcaggccgtcttccgctcacgccccaacatcgtgcagcccgcctccagtggtgtcgcgacaggcgtgaatggagggacgaatggagacgtgtcgtcttcagcgatgagagtcgcttctgccttggtgccaatgatggtcgtatgcgtgtttggcgccgtgcaggtgagcgccacaatcaggactgcatacgaccgaggcacacagggccaacacccggcatcatggtgtggggagcgatctcctacactggccgtacaccactggtgatcgtcgaggggacactgaatagtgcacggtacatccaaaccgtgatcgaacccatcgttctaccattcctagaccggcaagggaacttgctgttgcaacaggacaatgcacgtccgcatgtatcccgtgccacccaacgtgctctagaaggtgtaagtcaactaccctggccagcaagatctccggatctgtcccccattgagcatgtttgggactggatgaagcgtcgtctcacgccgtctgcacgtccagcacgaacgctggtccaactgaggcgccaggtggaaatggcatggcaagccgttccacaggactacatccagcatctctacgatcgtctccatgggagaatagcagcctgcattgctgcgaaaggtggatatacactgtactagtgccgacattgtgcatgctctgttgcctgtgtctacgtgcctgtggttctgtcagtgtgatcatgtgatgtatctgaccccaggaatgtgtcaataaagtttccccttcctgggacaatgaattcacggtgttcttatttcaatttccaggagtgtatatacgcgcAGAGTACCGGGTCCTGCATCTGCAGTGGATCCCGCAACGTATCGTATCCGTGACAcgctctcccttatttcgcgggaACACAACAGGATATGAGAATAGGTTGTACCATTCTTGTCACATACTGGCAAGCACTCAGCCTCCCGTCTGCAGTTACCAAGTCAGATCTGGTGTCGTAGCCAATAGCTCCTCGCACCGTTACAGGTGTCGAGAATCGTCGGAACCCATGGTCTTTCACCAGATCGTCCACGGACATGTTGGTGTCGCTCTGACTGCCACAGAAATGGAACTCATTTCAGAATACCACTGGTCGCCCCTCAGTGTCCCGATTGAGTCTGCTTCTACACTATCCAAATCTCGGTTGTCTCTGGCAGACGATGATGATATATACGATGTTTCAAAGTTCGTGATCTCAATCCAGCATCCAGGGTCTGTTCCCAACGATTCTCTGTGACACACTGCCTATAACTTCTGCCTGGATTTCAGCTGTGGGCATCAGCCTGTTTGCCAGCGAAACGATCGATCTTACAACTTCTATTACAACAGTCCATATGGAAGAACCGATGGTCATGTTTCTTAATCCACTGCCACCTCGTTGTAGCTCGTTGCGCAGACACGATCTCTCTCACATTTCGAAAGACGGCAACAAACAGCAGTGTGCATAGTGTGTTGCGGCGTCCACCTAAAGATTTCCAGTAGTTTCAGGCATACCTGTAGCCATCTTGTACTCACACTATTCTTCTTCTGTAGGAACGGTTTttgtctgtactgaaaataagttaTCGTAGAAGTAAGGTGTAGTTTTAATCATATCTAGCAGACTTGGAAATATTAGAGTATTAGTCTGGTAGTGTTCGGAAAAGGAGTTTAAGGTGTAAGACTTCCCATTTTCGTCAGTTTACCGTATGCATCGTAACCCCGCCCTCAGTGATCATAGGAGTGGCAACTGATGTACAGTTCCACAAAATGCATGATGATTTTCGACTTCCATTGCACAGGCTATCAGCAGACTTGAGTGTAAGAAGAAACTTATATCAAGAAGAAGACTCCTATTAGTCTTAATTGTCTCTTAGGCTAGAATGTCATTCAGTACAAGAAAGCTCTGGATAGCCAGCGCGCTAGTGCACAAGAGCGCAAGTTACTCTTGGGGTTTCTCCAAAGATACTGATGCTGCTTATGTACATGGTGATTAACAAATtgtacatcaaatcagaaactgttcTGAACATTCGGTGGACTAGATGAAATGGTAGAAAATTTTCGTATAatatgacttcatttttattgtgtTTACTTTCTTTGTAATATATCTTAATTTTTAAATACCTTATGGTCGACTTCTATCTATTCATTCCTATTTTTAAATGAGTTTCAAATTTGATACGCGTAAATAAATAATGTCTTCAGAGGTGATGATAAGAATGTTGGTAACTTCCTCGTTTCCGCACTTGTTAATGCTCCATTGGATTCCACTGGACGTCATTTTCACTGGTGGAACACTAACGTGCTTGGTTTGTGTTCCATCAGAACAGACACGACCAGTGTTTTTAATTTTCCTAAGTGCCTCTAAAACATGAAGCGACTCACGACCACTTTGAAAAAATATTCTTAAAATCTCTTACAATGAATGGATGGCAATTCCAAATAAAGATTTTTGCGTCGTGTAAGTGTAAAAATATTAATTCTGTAGTTTCTTGCCGTGTTGATTTGCAGTCTGTCTGAGGCGATTCGTCCCACACTCTCTTCCCACCTTCTGGTAAGTATTAGAAGAAACCACATACGGTCTCTTCTCTGTGCTTActtctaacctttttttttttaatgagcagCGCGATTTCCTTGGTTCCTTGGCTCTCTTTTACACCGAAATATCCTTACGGTTCCAAGGACCTCACTTACGCAGATGTGATTTGTGACGGATAATTCGTCGCGGCGCACTGATGGAAGTGATACAACGCGCTGGCAAGAGTGTACGCTGACACAGAGCGACGTTATGTTTCGTGTGCACCTCACAATGCCGCAAATGTCGAAACTGACAGAATGACATAAAATTGTTTATTCTAGCTGACTGGTCTTTGCGAAAATGTTGCCCTTCTTGCAACAGAGTTATTGGTATGGGTATAGTAAACAGGTAAACAAACGGAAGTGGTACAAGACATGCAAAGATACGGATTATAAATTTTAGGACTATGTGAAATAAGAATAACTGGATTTGGAGAAAGAAGAATAAAAGAAGGACATATCCTCCTCTATTCTGGAAGAATGGCATGGAGGAGTGGCATTAATATTAGACCAGGGAGCGAAGCAGTCTTTGATTGAGTGGTACCCAATTCAAAGAGAATCATAGTCGCTCGCTTTGCAACGAGGGTAAGACCAGTGACCACTGTACGATGTTACGCACCAGCAGAACTGTCTGAGGGTGAAGAGAAAGACAAGTTTTATAGCAAACTCCAAGAAACACGGCAAAAGTGTCGAAGAAGAGATATACTCCTGCTGATGGATGACTTTAACGCAAACATTTGGAATGACAAGGATGGGATAGAGCAGATTATCGGGCAACATGTACTGGACACCCGAAATGCCAATGTCGGACGTCTCATATACTTTTGCGGCATATTTAACCTGATCATTGGAGGTTCCACTTACCCCGATAAACGTTAGCAGACGGCGGAACAGAGAACCGGATAGACTACTCCGAATTTAGCAGGATCTGGAAAAAATCACTCCTAGATGTGAGGAATAAAAGAGGATCAGATGTCGGAAGCACCCACCACCATATGCTGGCAACGGTCTGTCTAAAAATAGCTGCACACAAGAGACACTGCAGGCAGAAGAGGATTAAGTATAATTTTGGAAAGCTGGACAATACAAAAGCGATAGGAGTTCTCGATCCAACTGAGAAATCGTTTCGAGGTGCTTGGCACAGGAATTGAAGAGAACGACATGGAGGGTCAATAGGATTCAGTGGAAACGACCTGTGCACAGACTGCTGAAGAAATTCTTGGAACAAAGGCCCACAGCAGACAAGACTGCATCTCTGACCATACTTGGGATGCAATACAACAGAGGAATGCAAAACTCCGGCTAAATTGCTCACAGATAAGGGAAGTAAAAGGAGAACTCCAGCAGGAACTTGCAGATTAAATAGGATGGTGAAGAGAAGTTACAGAAAAGATAAGAGAACTTTCATCAGAAATCTCGCAGCTAAGACGGGGGCATCAGTTAACAGAGGCAATAACAAGACACTATATAAAATCATACGGAAATTGTCAAATAAGAAACTTGGGAATGATATGCCAATTAGGGACAAACAAGGAAAACTACTCACAATTCGAGAAGACCAAGTGCAAAGGTGGAAACAACATTTTGAGAACGTTCTGAAGCTTGAAACTATAGATGACAGTGTAACTCAACTACATATGGATGGGGAAGGACTCTCACAAGATATATAAATTAACCGCCATCCAAAGAGGAAATCGCTAAACCAGTCCAACAGATAAAGAATGGAAAAGCTCCAGGCCTGGACAACATCAGTGTAGAGTTACTTAGAGTAGATTCCCGTATAACGCagaaattttacatccactcccgACAgccaaatgaatgaatgaaaaagtaCCAAATTATTGGAACAGATGCTTGCTCATCAACCTCCCCAAGGAAGGAGACCTAACTGTTTGTCATAATTGGAGAGGTATCACCCTACTGTCAATCCCAAGCAAGATCCTCTCGCGAATAATCCTAAATACGATAAagcatatgtagacatgaaaataggaagagaacaagcaggattcaggtAAAAACCTTAAGAATAATAGCTGAACATTCATACGAATACCAGTCACCGCTTTGCATGCTGTTTGTAGACTTTGACAAGGCCTTCTTCAGTATAATTACGAGTAGAACAAAAATATGGAGCTCAGTGCAAACGTTTGGAATTCCCAAGGAAATAACTGTTCTTGTCAAGTGAATGTATGAAAAATACGCGTGCCAGGTTCAATATCAATGTCTGCTTTCAGATCCAATAGCAGTGAAAACAGGAGTTAAGCAGGGCTGCATGCTCTCACCGATACTATTTAGCATAGTACTGAATCTTGTAATGGCGCAAGCAACGAATAATGAGAGAGGAATAAAATGGAGCAATGAAACACATCTAGAAGACCTAGATTTTGCAGATGACCTTTGCCTTCTGTCCCATAGCCTCAACgacatgaaaaggaaagaagaacatATGAAATCCGCTGCGAAGAAAGTGGATTTGAAAATTAATGCCCCGACAACAAAAGACATGCGGGAAAAAGAAAGCTACAGCGTATAACTTAAGCTTGGGTGCCAGATAATCGAAAGGGTGGATAAGTTTTGCTACCATGAAAGCATGGTTATGGTGGTGCAACAAAGGACATTAATAGCCGCATCAACAAATCAAAAGGCGGTTTTACAACTCTCCGCTCTATCTGGGGATCGAAAGACATAACATTGAGGACCAAATTGCGGATATTTGAAAGTAatatatatggatgtgaaacatggaaagtgacaaaACAGCTAATCCAtaagctgcagacattcaacaacagatggctgAAGAACATCCTGGGGCTACGGTGGCTAAATGTCATCTCTGGGAAAGAACCAGCCAGAAGCCGACTGAGCTGCaaataagaagcaggaagtggagaTGGTTAGGACATACGCTTAGGAGACCAAATGAACACATTGCGAGGGAAGCCCTTCGTTGAATCCCGCAGGGACGACGGAGACGACGCAGGCCCAGAATGACATAAAGACCATCAGCTGGAGCAGAAGGTCAACAGCAAGGAACAGGATGGGAAGAAGTGAAAATACTTGCAGAAGACAGAACAAGATggcgatcctttgttgcagccctaTGCTCCACATAAGGAATTAAAGGAATTAGTAATAACATAACAATAATAGCAAAGTATGGAAATATATGCGGTAATATCCACTGAAAACTATACAATAAGACCAGGCAGTTCACAAGAATAAACTTTCATAAAACTAAGGTTATTCCAGTTCTGTAAGTCACCGAGAGCTGGATTCAAACCAATAGAGCAATGAGTAGAATACAGAGCGTACGAATGAAATTCTTGGAAAAAAGTGCGCTATTACCTGTAAGTGAAACTTGTGCTATGAACGATCCAAATGGACGAAGAGACACAGGACGAACAAAAAATTGTGCAAAGGTAGCTTGTGACTGTGATCAGACTAACCAATAAACTACAGAAGAAGGAGAAAAATGTAGAAAGGAAAAGTACACAAACCCACAAAGCAGTGGAGGGTAACTGCGTGGAAAAAAAGAACTTAAAATCTTGTCTTTATTTTCGTTCTGTTCTTTCAATTTGAGACTGAATTTCATAATATCGATGATTTGAAAACGCAGGGAGAAAATCAACACGCACCATAGAAGAAAATGAAGTGATAGAAGACTCACAGGCTAgtcgcaaagaaaaaaaaactgatctaCGTTCGCAGCTCTGGTAGTGTTTTAACTAAAAAGAATTGGGAACTTTGACGTATCAATGTGGAAACGAAAAAATCTTGATGTCAGAtatacaattagaaataaatacgtgCAGAACATGACTGTGGGAGGACGGATAAGTTACATGTTCGGGCGACTTCATATACTCGTAGACTATATCATTTAGAGTGAATAAGAAGCTGCAACGTAAGTTTGTGTAATCCTTAAAATATCTGGTAACTATGGGAGGAAACGAAGACAGGACAATAACTACTCACAACTAACTACTCAACGAGGCTAGTAATATACTATAAAGATATCTAAACCAGGCCTGAATTGTGGGTAGCAGTATTCAGAGGAGTTATAGCGAAATGAACGAAGATTGACGTGCAAGTGAGATGAAAAATTAGCCAGGGAAGTTCCCACCAGAGCAAAGAAATTCGATGCAAACAGAAGTGGAAAAAAACCTGCTGGGTGAGTGACGCAGTGAGCCTCCGCGGACGCGCAAGATGTGTGTTGCGGAGTGGGGGATCCACCTGCTGCATGTATATATACACGCGCAGAGTACCCGCTTCTGCATCTAAAGTGACCCCGCAGACCCAACTCCCAGCAGACATGAAGGCCGCCCTGGTACTCGTCGCGGCGTTAGCCGTCATTGTGGTCGCCGCCGCGGAGGAGAAGTACACCACCAAGTACGACAACGTCAACCTGGACGAGATCATTAACAACGACCGCCTGCTCAACAAGTACGTCCAGTGCTTGATGGAGGATGGGGAAGCCAACTGCACCGCTGATGGCAAGGAACTCAAGAGTAAGTGTTCTGTAGGCAGTTGCGGCTCTCAGTGCCTTTCCTACTCAGATCACCTCGCATCAGAGGCGCTTTCCGCACAAGTATCACTGCCCATGCCCTACTCCCATTCTGAGAGGAAATTCTTAAATGTATCTATCTTCAGAGCACCACTGAAAGATGTAATCGTTTCTTCATCATATATATTCAAAGCCTAACCCTTGTCAGCTTAGTCACTACGTTCCGTCTCCCAATCTTCGTCACTTTGTAGATTTTCTGTACCAGTGACACAGAATATTTACTCTTGAGGCGGGCTCTATCCTTCCTTGTCAGGTATTTTgcctgaaaaatgtttgttttccaaTTTGTTATTACCAGATACTAACATTCCTCATTTATTTTTCGCTAAAGAGCAGCTTTTATCTCTTTTTAGCGCTTTCTCATGGTTACTCTCTGAATCCAGGTTATTCAGGTGACTTtcttgtaatacttttttttttgtatgtttgcgTTATCTTTTACACCGCTTGGTCAATACGAACCTTTGAGGTAAGAACAGGATAGACAGAATCTGGAGGGCATATCTTGAGACTATTTTCACAGTGTTAATGATACAGAACCGTCCTTAAGTCGATATGAATGAATGCTATGAAAAATTGTGTCCACTTATGGTTTCACTGTAGGAGATTACTGTTTTACTACTCTGTGAGAAATAATACTGTGGTTGTCTTCcttgtctcagaaatttctttttctgaaaaATCAGTTCTCTGTACCTCAAGTCCCTGCTAGGTCGCTACATATCTCCATGGAAGAGAATCTTCCTACTTACGTGGTTCGCATGGGAGCATGcgtgtacgtttgtgtgtgtgtgcctgcggaCATTGTAATAAAATTGTAACATGTCATGTTTGAGAGCTACAATTATTTACTTTGCAGTGTTCCAGGTAATATTAATTTTCGCCCGTCAAGCACAATGAGTTAGCTATCGAAGTACATAACATCGTATttcgttttttaatttttgttgtgatttacattttttattttacttacagACCATAAGTTGTGAGCAGGGACTTGTACCCGAGGAGAAAATACAACGCAGGGGgctgttctttttttctgtttttcaatttttttcagattCTAAAGCAGATCCCCAAACCATGCTTCCAGagacagcagtgtaagtaacactgAAGGCTGCTGTTCCAGGCTGCTGTATGCGTCAAACGTGGTTCTGCCGCCTCACTTCTTTTCGAGTAtatatacatttgtgtgtgtgtgtgtgtgtgtgtgtgtgagagagagagagagagagagagagagagacagccagACAGACAGAGAAAACTTGCCAGAGGGGTTCCAGCGCGCTGATCGCTATGAAGTATCTAGCGATGCTTCACGAATATCAAGCGACAGTTGCTTCATTACCTTTCTGTTACCTCCTCCCATTTCTGCGGTATCTCTCTCGATTTCTAAAGCAGCGTCATCCTACATTATGTTCTCACAAAATTACCTTTAATATGTCTCCTACATTACGTCTAAAATCAGAAGTACTGCTCAGATTGCAACCGTCCTCTAACGTTTGTTAAATGCATCAACGTTTTCCATTCCGGCAGAGAATAAAACCTTTCGTCTCACTTTCAGTTCTTGTACATATGCTTCTCTGTACGTTAATTCAAAACAATTTTAAGTCAGCTGACAATTTATAGGTGAAATCATTAATCTGGAAATAGATATACTCCTTTTCTGTTATATACTTTTCGACTCTTTGTTCTATAGATCGGTGTTTGCTATTGTGAACAAATGTCTTGATTACTACAGAATCTGATTAAAGAGTATAATTTTCTCTCTATCCAGTCCTGAATCTCTAGAATTCATATTTCTCACTGACGCTATACCATTTGAATATTCACCAcatttcctgtaagtcagcttttATTTCGGTATGTTGTGTCTATAGTGAGTCATTTCTTGTGTGTCGTGTAAAACTTTAATTTCAGCTCGTACTTTACCCTTTCAAGCAAAATAACAGCATTATTCTGTGCTATTATCTTGTAGAAAAGTATTTCTCATTTTTTTCAGctgattaattattatttatttaaatcgtTTTATGCATTTTTAGTGGTGTACAAAAGAAACCATTATAATAATTTACCCATTGTCAATGTTTTCTTTCGAATCCTATAACTTAGATTTGTGCAGAGTATGTTTTAGGTTAACTAAATATATGGGTTGTGCATAAAGTGCCCATTGAACATTCTCTTCGTTCGTGTAGATTCAAAATCATAGAACACTTTTGTGTGGAGGTATGACTAGCGCTGCACTGTAATTCACAGTACTTAATCTCGTTGTAATGCAAACAGAGGAATCACAGCAAGTTCTGTAAATTGTATTAGTGGAGTGGAGATGTTAGTGTTGGGAGGCAGGGGTCAATGGTAAGATCAATAAAGCGACACCATAATTATAACTGGTTAAAGTATTTCAGATGAGAGTGGAACTACAAGTTGTTTCAACGTATTATgattgattaaaaacagtcttgatcacagtaAAATATTTGTTTGTGATGGTAACCGGTTTCAGCCAgaatgtgatcatcttcagactatttataccatgatggtaggcggtggtgGTGAGCGGAGCAGTTTCTCCGTTTTCCACTACCGCTTAAAATCATGGTACaaatagtctgaagatggtcacattctgattGAGACTggtaacaactgcaaataaatatttcaCTGTGGTGAAGACCGTTTTTAATCATTTTAAAGATATTTTCATTATGACTGATATGTAGTAATCCACAGAAATATTCAAAAGAAATCTATTTGCTAAATATCCTTGTAGGGTGGCTGGTGTCGATTAGGTAACACAAGTCAGAAAGTATTACACATTATCAAAGAAGAtaattttatacactgtctatgTCTGGTTCAGTACTTGGCAAATTCTGTTGCGGAAGTCAATGGATACACGAGTATGTAGCATTTACACATGTTTCTAAATTCACGTCTGAATTACATCAGATCTGAAGTTCAGAGATAATGCCACAGTATAGATTTCCTGAAAATATGATGTGCATGATAATAATCATGCTTTAAATAAGGTGATTGTGAAAGTTTTTAGgaacagtaatggttcaaatggctctgagcactatgggactcaactgctgtggtcataagtcccctagaacttagaactacttaaacctaactaacctaaggacagcacacaacacccagccatctcgatttaggaacagtaaagaaatgttgtatttcatatacgtaggaggtagcagaATTGTAAAGAGAGAGCCATTTCGCAGGAGATTTTGTTCTGTTCAGTTTACATTAGGTTAGCGGGTCTACCAGGTCGCTAAGTATTGTCTTTTCATACAGAAGCCGTCCCTGACGCGCTGAGCAGCGAGTGCGCCAAGTGCAACGAGAAGCAGAAGGAGGGCACCAAGAAGGTGCTGAAGCACCTCATCAACCACAAGCCCGACATCTGGGCGCAGCTCAAGGCCAAGTACGACCCTGACGGCACCTACAGCAAGAAGTACGAGGACAGGGAGAAGGAGCTCCACGAATAACCACTGTACTCCCATGTCTATCCTATCTAAATGTTTTTCTCAAATAAACTATAACTTGTAACTCAACGCATGGTTTTTAATGTAACACTCCCAAAATCACGATAAAAACAGGAAATAAGGCAGTTTGCTTTGGCGAAAAACTTTCAAGAAGGCTCCTGAATGTTGTTCGACGACTCTGACGGAATGGAAATTTAGACCTATCAGTTTAGCTGTTGGGATCAAAAGCGGGTTGCTGTCGATTATTTTTTCTGATTTATCTAACTCATACGATGGCGGACGGGGTGGATCATTAAGTAAGGGCAATTCCTTTCCTAACCTTCTCcaattctgctccgtctctaacgacattAAGGTGAATGGAACCACttcattccttttatttatttaatttaatgaaGTGGGTCCATTTGTGCTGCGAGAGTAGGGGGCTCATACAGAGAATTCCAGATGGAGATTCGGTCTGGTCTATGCAAGTATTCCGCCATTGTTTTTATAATGGAATGTTTAACAGCTTATTGTCGGCCCTAGCAGCTGATGTCTTAAAGAAACGGCTAAGACATAGGGCATACTCGTGTATTCATATATTTCTCCTTGGCTATACGatttaatgtgttttattagtTGTTACACACAACACGAACCCGATCATCAGGCTACGTCGACTGTCAGGAAGAGTAGTAAGTATGTAACTATAATTTAAAACATTTAGTCCTTTTATGTGTAAAAGCATGTGCACCGAAACCCTAAGAGTGCTATCAAATGatttttacataaataatttgaTATCGCGGACCTTATAAACATACTAGCACCGTATTGGATTATATCGTTAACTCAGTTTGTTTTACGCACGCAAGTGATAGGCGGTGTTATCTGTCAGCAGTCTATAAGAAATTATGATATAATGGCTCGTAGAATTGTTTACGTGGAGCAATTTTTTAACAGACATACAATCGATAGAGGTCATCAGTATAATTTGAGGTGACTACAGCACTGATTCCATTAGCTCAATTCATGTAGGGACCCGCTAAGAAATGCGCACGATGTTGTTTCAGCATGCTGAAAGCTCtataaatcaaaatggttcaaatggctatgagcactatgcgacttaacttctgaggtcatcagtcgcctataacttagaactaattaaacctaactaacctaaggacatcacacacatccatgcccgaggcaggattcgaacctgcgaccgtagcggtcgctcggctccagactatagcgcccagaaccgcacggctactccggccagcTATAAATCACTGAGCTCTACTTTGTAGCCGTATTAGcgacaagaaagaaagaaacaggacAACGCTAAACAAGCATATTCGTCTGCATTTACGAGGTATGCAGCTTAGTCTGTCGCACGATGGAGTTGGCTTGTCTAGTGATTCCTTGCACGTACACAAGTACATTAATGAGTTTCACAGTTACATTAATTAGGACGACTTGTGTTTTACGGAGTGTGTGTTTTGCTAATTGCTGGGAATCCTCTAATGAGAGAAACCTTCTTCCCACAGACTGTGCCCCAAGGCCATGGGAAATAAATGAGGATGGAGATGGTGAATAACGATTCATTCACAGACAGTAAAAGATGTTACGTAAATCCCAAAATTTGGGAAGAGGGAGTGGAAGTAGCAATTAGTGGTATCTTCAAAACACGACCTACCAGATCAGCCAAGGAAGGAAGATATTTGAAGCAGGCATGTGCAAAGGGAGGAATCTTTGGTTAATAAAAGGGCTGTGCTGCTATATAATATAAACGGAGAACTGATTTCTGAAACTGTCCGTCTGGACGATAGCATTCGATGGATGTAGATAATGAATAGTGAATACTACAGAAAAAGAAACTCGATGTATTTGAAGTATGGTGCTACAGGGGGAATGAACAGAGATGGtacgaaatatataaataaaaaacagaatgTATAGTATACGAAAGATTTCTATGAAACGCATCCTTAATGGAAGACAGGTGTGATTAGAGGCAAACAAAGAGTAATTAAAGCAGAAAACCAAGTGCATTTGGTATAGCCGCTAAAAGTCTGTCACTGA contains these protein-coding regions:
- the LOC126262450 gene encoding ejaculatory bulb-specific protein 3-like isoform X1, with product MKAALVLVAALAVIVVAAAEEKYTTKYDNVNLDEIINNDRLLNKYVQCLMEDGEANCTADGKELKKAVPDALSSECAKCNEKQKEGTKKVLKHLINHKPDIWAQLKAKYDPDGTYSKKYEDREKELHE